One stretch of Pigmentiphaga aceris DNA includes these proteins:
- a CDS encoding DUF2968 domain-containing protein: MTVSARSAFSKLRMGLAIAMLPGLALAQTAPSSVNAPLAGTGNAVVSEAPVTNGIPGNSTVAELQQLIQDRSLNEMRTSYNGRYGASLLFKRDTLTYYVALFQQRNFWRVVKTDSESHAEQVYDSFVAQTRDLASVDLRRIRLDAERVRTERLIATNESRLGALQNDVLVRQQQEERVAAAQQQARQEAASLASEQQAARAQLINLERRIQTLEAENSGGIPPARSEGRGQSGRAQSGAAQSQPVSPARRASSSSASDVSQK; encoded by the coding sequence ATGACTGTATCCGCGCGAAGCGCGTTTTCGAAGTTGCGTATGGGCTTGGCCATTGCCATGTTGCCCGGACTCGCGCTTGCTCAGACCGCGCCTTCCAGCGTCAATGCACCGCTGGCAGGCACGGGTAACGCGGTTGTCTCCGAAGCGCCCGTCACCAACGGCATCCCGGGCAACAGCACGGTTGCCGAACTGCAGCAACTGATCCAGGACCGCAGCCTGAACGAAATGCGCACCAGCTACAACGGTCGCTACGGGGCAAGCCTGCTGTTCAAGCGCGATACGCTGACCTATTACGTGGCCTTGTTCCAGCAGCGCAATTTCTGGCGCGTGGTGAAGACCGATTCGGAAAGTCATGCCGAGCAGGTTTATGACAGCTTTGTTGCGCAGACCCGTGATCTGGCCAGCGTCGATCTGCGTCGTATCCGTCTGGATGCCGAACGCGTGCGTACCGAACGCCTGATCGCCACCAACGAAAGCCGTCTGGGTGCCTTGCAGAACGACGTGCTGGTGCGCCAGCAACAGGAAGAGCGCGTGGCCGCTGCGCAGCAGCAGGCTCGCCAGGAAGCCGCATCGCTGGCCAGCGAGCAGCAGGCCGCACGTGCGCAGCTGATCAACCTGGAGCGTCGCATTCAAACGCTTGAAGCCGAGAACAGCGGCGGCATTCCGCCGGCAAGGTCGGAAGGCCGTGGCCAGTCGGGTCGTGCCCAGTCTGGCGCAGCGCAGTCGCAACCGGTGTCGCCGGCTCGCAGGGCCTCGTCTTCGTCGGCCAGCGACGTGTCGCAGAAGTAA
- a CDS encoding EamA family transporter — protein MNPSTSLSGKDYLCALAVVLIWGSNFVVMKLGLQGLSPMMLGTLRYICASLVFIPFVRRSTVPWRWLLVCGMLAFGQFVFLFVGLKVGMTAGIASLVMQTQAFFTIVLAAVLLQERPRVYQWVGVAISAIGLVLIASVHGDAPGQMTLIGFLLALTGALSWAGANIGIRYAMRASPGFDPLAFIVYSSAVPILPFFALALLVDGWSAITDMMWNISGREIFAVVYLGVLATVVAYTLWTRLLVRHPAARVVPFSLLVPVVGIYAASLVFDEHMQGWQWAGAALVFSGLLFNQFGGRVIRR, from the coding sequence GTGAACCCCAGTACGTCGCTGTCCGGCAAAGATTATTTGTGCGCGTTGGCAGTGGTACTGATCTGGGGGTCGAACTTCGTGGTGATGAAGCTCGGGCTTCAGGGCCTGTCGCCGATGATGCTGGGCACCTTGCGCTACATCTGCGCATCCCTGGTGTTCATTCCCTTTGTGCGCCGTTCGACGGTGCCGTGGCGCTGGCTGCTGGTCTGCGGCATGCTGGCCTTCGGGCAATTCGTCTTTCTGTTTGTCGGCCTGAAGGTGGGCATGACGGCAGGCATCGCGTCGCTGGTGATGCAGACGCAGGCCTTTTTCACCATTGTGCTGGCGGCTGTATTGCTGCAGGAACGCCCGCGCGTGTATCAATGGGTGGGTGTGGCGATCAGCGCAATCGGCCTGGTGTTGATTGCGTCGGTACATGGCGATGCTCCCGGGCAAATGACCCTGATCGGTTTCCTGCTGGCGCTTACCGGGGCCTTGTCCTGGGCCGGCGCCAACATCGGCATCCGTTATGCCATGCGAGCCAGTCCCGGCTTCGATCCGCTTGCATTCATCGTCTACAGCAGCGCAGTGCCCATCCTGCCTTTTTTTGCGCTGGCGCTGCTGGTCGATGGCTGGTCTGCCATCACCGACATGATGTGGAACATAAGCGGGCGCGAGATATTCGCGGTGGTCTATCTGGGCGTGCTTGCCACTGTTGTTGCATACACCTTGTGGACGCGATTGCTGGTGCGCCACCCTGCAGCACGGGTGGTGCCGTTCTCGCTGCTGGTGCCAGTGGTCGGCATCTACGCCGCCTCGCTTGTCTTTGATGAACACATGCAGGGCTGGCAGTGGGCTGGTGCTGCACTGGTCTTCAGCGGTTTGCTGTTCAACCAGTTCGGCGGACGGGTGATCCGCCGCTGA
- a CDS encoding AI-2E family transporter encodes MPPSSIELPVASTPVGAEPATHASAQPLPVHPVAPRINPRSAALIVLAVLASLFALQSAREFVVPLVIAVIMAYALDPVVTFLARRRIPRVIGSTLVLLALLTSIVGGAYALRGQAQAIVDQMPEVATKISSSLNTLTGGNGSILDKLRRTAAAIEAAAREPEPRRAVVIERPTNHIGDIIVAGSMSVMAFLGQATMVIFLVFFLLLSGNTFKRKFIKVAGHTLSQKKISVHMLDEINRSIQRYMAMLVITNVALALFTWIAFRWIGLENAGTWAVAAGALHMVPYFGPLIVALCTGVAAFVQFGTIVPTLLTMGSSMAIATIIGSVITTWMTGRIARMNPVAVFIVLLLFTWLWGVWGMLLAIPIALIIKAVADHIEALDTVAEFLGE; translated from the coding sequence ATGCCTCCGTCCTCTATCGAGCTGCCCGTGGCATCAACGCCAGTTGGCGCAGAACCCGCGACGCATGCCTCCGCGCAGCCCCTGCCGGTCCACCCGGTGGCCCCGCGCATCAACCCGCGCAGTGCTGCGCTGATCGTACTTGCCGTGCTGGCCAGCTTGTTTGCCTTGCAGTCGGCCCGTGAGTTTGTCGTGCCGCTGGTGATCGCCGTGATCATGGCGTATGCACTTGACCCGGTGGTGACCTTTCTTGCACGCCGCCGAATTCCGCGCGTGATCGGGTCTACGCTGGTATTGCTGGCCTTGCTGACATCGATTGTGGGTGGCGCGTACGCCCTGCGCGGCCAGGCGCAGGCGATTGTCGATCAGATGCCCGAGGTGGCTACCAAGATCAGCAGTTCACTGAATACACTCACGGGCGGCAATGGCTCGATTCTGGACAAGCTGCGCCGCACGGCAGCGGCCATCGAGGCAGCCGCACGCGAACCCGAGCCCCGTCGCGCGGTGGTAATCGAGCGGCCCACCAACCATATCGGCGACATCATCGTTGCCGGTTCCATGAGTGTCATGGCCTTCCTGGGTCAGGCAACCATGGTGATCTTCCTGGTGTTTTTCCTGCTGCTGTCAGGCAATACCTTCAAACGAAAATTTATCAAGGTGGCCGGGCACACGCTGTCGCAGAAGAAGATCAGCGTGCACATGCTCGATGAGATCAATCGCTCGATTCAACGCTACATGGCGATGCTGGTCATCACCAATGTGGCGCTGGCCTTGTTCACCTGGATTGCGTTTCGCTGGATCGGGCTGGAAAACGCGGGCACCTGGGCAGTCGCGGCCGGCGCCTTGCACATGGTTCCGTACTTCGGCCCGCTGATCGTGGCGCTGTGCACCGGCGTGGCGGCATTCGTGCAGTTCGGCACGATCGTGCCTACTCTGCTGACCATGGGTTCATCCATGGCGATTGCTACCATCATCGGCTCGGTGATCACCACCTGGATGACGGGCCGCATTGCCCGCATGAACCCGGTGGCCGTGTTCATCGTGCTGCTGCTGTTCACGTGGCTGTGGGGCGTATGGGGCATGCTGCTGGCCATACCGATCGCGCTGATCATCAAGGCCGTTGCAGATCACATCGAGGCGCTGGATACGGTTGCGGAGTTTCTGGGCGAGTAA
- a CDS encoding M20/M25/M40 family metallo-hydrolase, whose product MPLSVRTTVFWLALGLASAAPAGAQSADPQADVQRIITSAAFKRASAAFDRDYNRIVDECVTLSEIPAPAFKEGPRAQVFARLLREAGLQTVDIDAEGNVYALRKGSGGKDSKLVAVSAHLDTSFAPDIDTTVKRVGNRLAGPGVGEDAMGLATMLAFARALDTGDIKTRDDILFVATVGKEGLGDLRGARFLFTKSPFKDKIKQFIALQGAEISAITNAGLGSKRYRVTFNGPGGPGFNAFGLVNPLFALAEAANQLSKVEVPSSPRTTYNIGMVGGGTSITTIPQSGWMEIDMRSESIARLKRVEERMLSVVAQAADTENGIRSTKEGKITVDAKLLGDRPAGQTDTEKDIVQYADAALTAAGYKTSYRWGSTDANVPMSLGIPSIALGVMGPGKIGRTHNLDEWIDVDRPALLKAMTANLSVLLATAGVP is encoded by the coding sequence ATGCCGTTGTCCGTCCGCACCACTGTCTTCTGGCTGGCACTCGGCCTGGCAAGCGCGGCACCGGCTGGTGCACAGTCGGCCGACCCCCAGGCTGATGTCCAGCGGATCATCACCAGCGCCGCCTTCAAACGTGCAAGCGCGGCGTTCGATCGCGATTACAACCGCATTGTTGACGAGTGTGTCACCTTGTCGGAAATTCCTGCCCCCGCCTTCAAGGAAGGCCCACGAGCGCAGGTGTTTGCGCGTCTGCTGCGTGAAGCGGGTTTGCAGACGGTGGATATCGATGCCGAAGGCAACGTCTACGCCCTGCGCAAGGGGTCGGGCGGCAAAGACAGCAAACTGGTGGCGGTATCTGCACATCTCGACACCAGCTTTGCACCGGACATCGACACCACGGTGAAACGGGTAGGCAACCGCCTGGCCGGTCCCGGTGTCGGTGAAGACGCCATGGGCCTGGCCACCATGCTGGCCTTTGCGCGCGCACTCGACACCGGCGACATCAAGACGCGCGACGACATTCTGTTCGTGGCAACCGTGGGCAAGGAAGGCCTGGGTGACCTGCGCGGCGCGCGCTTCCTGTTCACCAAAAGCCCGTTCAAGGACAAGATCAAGCAGTTCATCGCGCTGCAAGGTGCCGAGATCAGCGCGATCACCAATGCGGGCCTGGGGTCCAAGCGATATCGCGTGACTTTCAACGGCCCGGGTGGCCCGGGCTTCAATGCCTTCGGACTGGTCAACCCGCTGTTTGCACTGGCCGAGGCGGCAAACCAGTTGTCCAAGGTGGAAGTGCCGTCCAGCCCGCGCACGACCTACAACATCGGCATGGTGGGTGGCGGCACCTCAATCACCACCATCCCGCAATCGGGCTGGATGGAAATCGACATGCGCTCGGAATCCATCGCCCGCCTGAAGCGGGTGGAAGAACGCATGCTATCGGTGGTGGCGCAGGCGGCTGATACCGAAAACGGCATCCGCTCGACCAAGGAAGGCAAGATCACGGTCGATGCCAAGCTGCTCGGGGATCGCCCTGCCGGCCAGACCGATACTGAGAAAGACATCGTGCAGTACGCCGATGCCGCGCTGACGGCAGCCGGCTACAAGACCAGCTACCGCTGGGGCTCGACCGACGCTAACGTGCCCATGAGCCTGGGCATCCCGTCGATCGCACTCGGTGTGATGGGGCCAGGAAAAATCGGCCGCACCCACAATCTGGATGAATGGATCGACGTGGACCGCCCGGCTTTGCTCAAGGCCATGACAGCCAACTTGAGCGTATTGCTGGCCACGGCTGGCGTTCCCTGA
- a CDS encoding ABC transporter substrate-binding protein has product MARLATMRSGIAALIAASTVSLLAACGAGDSVMNSPHTGDEKSNTLYTAFTNRSPKYLDPASSYSTDETPYTYQIYEPPYGYHYLKRPYELIPRAASKLAEPQYLDAAGNPLAADVPGDQVAQSVYDIPIRPGTRFQPHPAFAKDASGKYTYHALAAKDLEDKYAIPDFPETGTRELLADDYVYAIRRLASPRVVSPLYAHLSEYIVGLKEYGDQLREIDRSQRAGLPPLTRDLPWIDLRKTGFSGVEAIDPHTLRIRVKGKYPQFKYWLAMTFFAPIPWEADYFYSQPGMAAKSLSLNYWPVGTGPYMLTEYAINRRHVLSRNPNFHGETYPCEGEPGDREAGLLDDCGKPTPFIDRIEFHIEKEAVPLQGKFLQGYYDVPEAQRGEYGVSYLVAAEDSAEKAKLYAERGLKLPTTVETQNWYIGFNWLDPVVGQGDTPEQREKNRKLRQAISIAYDWEEYVAIFENSQAEVAHGPLPPGLLGYVAPPAGANPQVYDMGADGPRRKSLDEAKRLLAEAGYPGGRNAMTGQPLVINYDAMGGVSAGARPQYDWMARQFAKLGIQMEVRSTDYNRFQDKMRRGVAQIFLWGWNADYPDAENFLFLLYGPNAKAAHGGENASNYANPEFDRLFEQMKFLEDGPEKAKVIAQMLTIVQRDAAWMFGYFPKSGGAYQQWVGNGKPTQMIRNNLQYMKIDSELRATKIAEWNRPIWVPLLILVLLGVLAVVPAVAMLRRRERATAFNRTEP; this is encoded by the coding sequence ATGGCGCGTCTTGCAACCATGCGCAGCGGAATAGCCGCACTTATCGCCGCATCCACCGTCAGTCTGCTGGCCGCTTGCGGCGCTGGCGACTCGGTCATGAACAGCCCGCACACTGGTGACGAAAAAAGCAATACGCTGTATACCGCGTTCACCAACCGGTCCCCCAAATATCTCGATCCGGCGAGTTCGTATTCGACGGACGAGACGCCGTACACCTACCAGATCTACGAGCCGCCCTACGGGTATCACTACCTGAAGCGCCCCTACGAGCTGATTCCGCGTGCCGCCAGCAAGCTGGCAGAGCCGCAGTATCTTGACGCCGCCGGCAACCCTTTGGCTGCAGATGTGCCGGGCGATCAGGTGGCGCAAAGCGTCTACGACATTCCAATTCGACCCGGCACGCGCTTCCAGCCACACCCGGCTTTCGCCAAGGATGCGAGCGGCAAGTACACCTACCACGCGCTCGCGGCCAAAGACCTGGAAGACAAGTACGCCATTCCCGATTTCCCGGAAACCGGCACACGTGAACTGCTGGCCGACGACTACGTCTATGCCATTCGTCGGCTGGCATCGCCTCGCGTGGTGTCGCCGCTGTATGCGCATTTGTCCGAGTACATCGTCGGCCTGAAGGAATACGGCGACCAATTGCGCGAGATCGACCGCAGCCAGCGTGCAGGCCTGCCGCCGCTGACGCGTGATCTGCCGTGGATCGATCTGCGCAAGACCGGCTTTTCCGGCGTGGAGGCCATCGACCCGCACACCTTGCGCATTCGCGTGAAAGGGAAGTACCCGCAGTTCAAGTACTGGCTGGCCATGACTTTCTTCGCGCCCATTCCCTGGGAAGCGGATTACTTCTACAGCCAGCCCGGCATGGCCGCAAAAAGCCTGTCCTTGAACTACTGGCCGGTGGGCACTGGCCCGTACATGCTGACCGAGTACGCCATCAATCGTCGCCACGTGCTCAGCCGCAACCCGAACTTCCACGGCGAGACGTATCCGTGCGAAGGCGAACCTGGGGACCGCGAGGCAGGACTGCTGGACGATTGCGGCAAACCCACGCCTTTCATCGATCGGATCGAATTCCACATCGAGAAAGAAGCGGTGCCTTTGCAGGGCAAATTCCTGCAAGGCTATTACGACGTGCCGGAAGCGCAGCGCGGCGAGTACGGCGTGAGCTATCTGGTCGCGGCAGAAGATTCCGCCGAAAAAGCAAAGCTGTATGCAGAGCGCGGCTTGAAGCTGCCCACCACGGTCGAGACGCAGAATTGGTATATCGGCTTCAATTGGCTTGATCCGGTGGTGGGGCAGGGCGACACCCCCGAGCAGCGCGAGAAAAATCGCAAGCTTCGGCAGGCAATCAGCATTGCCTACGACTGGGAAGAATACGTCGCCATCTTCGAGAACAGCCAGGCTGAAGTTGCGCACGGCCCGTTGCCGCCTGGCCTGCTGGGCTACGTGGCGCCGCCCGCAGGTGCCAATCCGCAGGTCTACGACATGGGTGCGGATGGCCCGCGCCGCAAATCGCTGGATGAGGCCAAACGTCTGCTGGCCGAGGCCGGTTATCCGGGTGGCCGCAATGCCATGACCGGGCAACCGCTGGTGATCAATTACGACGCCATGGGCGGTGTGTCGGCGGGCGCGCGTCCGCAGTACGACTGGATGGCGCGGCAGTTTGCCAAGCTGGGCATTCAGATGGAAGTGCGGTCCACGGACTACAACCGTTTCCAGGACAAGATGCGACGCGGCGTGGCGCAAATCTTCCTATGGGGCTGGAACGCCGACTACCCCGACGCCGAGAACTTCCTTTTCCTGCTCTACGGCCCGAATGCAAAGGCTGCGCACGGCGGCGAGAACGCATCGAACTACGCCAATCCCGAGTTCGATCGCTTGTTCGAACAGATGAAATTCCTGGAAGACGGCCCGGAAAAAGCCAAGGTGATCGCCCAGATGCTGACCATCGTGCAGCGCGACGCGGCATGGATGTTCGGCTACTTCCCGAAGTCGGGCGGGGCGTATCAACAGTGGGTTGGCAACGGCAAACCCACCCAGATGATCCGCAACAACCTGCAGTACATGAAGATCGACAGCGAGTTGCGGGCCACCAAGATTGCCGAGTGGAATCGCCCGATCTGGGTGCCGCTGCTTATCCTCGTCCTGCTGGGCGTCCTTGCTGTGGTCCCCGCCGTCGCCATGCTGCGCCGACGCGAACGCGCCACCGCCTTCAACCGGACTGAGCCATGA
- a CDS encoding ABC transporter permease: protein MSVYIIRRILYGILVLIGVNFFTFLLFFAVNTPDDMARLAIGGRRVTTEAIEKWKIERGYDKPLLINQAASGTGKFTETVFFERSMPLFVFDFGSSDAGRDITHEVSERVGPSLALALPTFVLGVLVSVLFSLLLVFFRGTYLDFWGVVLCVALLSISSLFYIIAGQYLFSKVLRLVPLSGFEGGISMLKFLALPVLIGIISRLGPEARFYRTLFLEEIGKDYVRTARAKGLSERVVLLRHVLRNASLPILTSTISAIPLLFLGSLIAESFFGIPGLGSYTMDAINAQDFAVVRAMTFIGSTLYIIGLLLADISYTIADPRVRFE from the coding sequence ATGAGTGTCTACATCATTCGCCGCATCCTCTACGGCATTCTGGTGCTGATCGGGGTCAACTTCTTCACCTTCCTGCTGTTCTTCGCGGTCAATACGCCCGATGACATGGCACGCCTGGCAATCGGCGGCCGCCGTGTCACGACCGAGGCCATCGAGAAATGGAAGATCGAGCGGGGTTACGACAAACCGCTGCTGATCAATCAGGCGGCAAGCGGCACTGGCAAGTTCACCGAAACCGTGTTCTTCGAGCGCTCGATGCCCTTGTTCGTGTTCGATTTCGGTTCCTCGGACGCGGGGCGCGACATCACCCACGAGGTATCGGAACGGGTGGGGCCAAGTCTGGCGCTGGCCTTACCCACCTTTGTGCTCGGGGTGCTGGTCAGCGTGCTGTTCTCATTGCTGCTGGTGTTCTTCCGAGGCACTTATCTGGACTTCTGGGGGGTAGTGCTATGTGTGGCGCTGCTATCCATATCGTCCCTGTTCTACATCATTGCCGGGCAGTATCTGTTCTCGAAAGTCTTGCGCCTGGTGCCGCTATCAGGCTTTGAAGGCGGCATCTCGATGCTGAAGTTCCTGGCCTTGCCCGTGCTGATCGGCATCATCTCGCGGCTGGGGCCGGAAGCCCGCTTCTACCGCACACTGTTTCTGGAAGAAATCGGCAAGGACTACGTACGTACTGCGCGCGCCAAGGGTTTGTCAGAGAGGGTGGTGTTGTTGCGCCACGTGCTGCGCAATGCCTCGCTGCCGATCCTGACCAGCACGATCTCCGCCATTCCACTGCTGTTCCTGGGCAGCTTGATTGCCGAATCCTTCTTCGGCATTCCGGGCTTGGGCAGCTACACCATGGACGCGATCAACGCACAGGACTTTGCGGTCGTGCGCGCCATGACCTTCATTGGGTCGACGCTCTACATCATCGGGCTGCTGCTCGCCGATATTTCCTACACGATCGCGGACCCCCGCGTGCGTTTCGAGTAA
- a CDS encoding ABC transporter permease, which yields MPKLVLLWTDVAFLLVLLGAAVYVWHVRRSPALRATWARVARDTPAMCSAVLLVVFVLLAVLDSLHYRPRLPPAPNAPPGAAVAYAPVTMSVLDALLAKPMRAVEKTYSAPLAIRQFSKETELIDGKPVRDFPRLRHGGAHLTDPDKQYVGDVARRTLGGAVLGLLVAFTAALALTAILAERSGSNLRDTWTGIAQGHTAVPWRAMLLTFAVLSLLGGIAAGLSSGYHVLGTDRTGNDVLIQAIKSVRTAIVIGSLTTIATLPLALSLGLMAGYFKGWVDDLIQYVYTTLTSIPGVLLIAACVLMVQVFIDTNPDLFATGAERADLRLFLLCAILGVTGWSGLCRLLRAESLKLRELDYVQAARAFGVSHTRIMIRHLLPNVMHIVLITVVLEFSTLVLYEAVLSYLGVGVDPSMNSFGSMINLARLEMSRDPMVWWNILTAFVFMLALVLSANLFADAVRDAFDPRARRFRPAWLGGKAAKTPVAANGSAS from the coding sequence ATGCCAAAGCTGGTATTGCTCTGGACCGATGTCGCCTTCCTGCTGGTGCTGTTGGGTGCGGCCGTGTACGTGTGGCATGTACGCCGCTCGCCCGCCTTGCGCGCCACGTGGGCGCGTGTCGCCCGCGATACACCCGCCATGTGTTCGGCCGTGTTGCTGGTAGTTTTTGTCTTGCTTGCCGTGTTGGATTCGCTGCATTACCGGCCACGCTTGCCGCCCGCACCGAACGCCCCGCCGGGTGCCGCAGTGGCCTATGCACCGGTGACCATGTCGGTGCTGGACGCCTTGCTTGCGAAGCCCATGCGCGCGGTGGAAAAGACCTATTCCGCACCGCTGGCGATTCGTCAGTTTTCCAAGGAAACCGAGCTGATTGACGGCAAGCCCGTGCGTGACTTTCCCCGGCTGCGTCACGGTGGTGCGCATCTGACCGATCCCGATAAACAGTACGTGGGTGACGTGGCGCGTCGCACGCTGGGCGGTGCCGTGCTTGGTTTGTTGGTGGCGTTCACGGCAGCGCTGGCATTGACTGCAATTCTTGCCGAGCGTTCAGGCTCGAACCTGCGTGATACCTGGACCGGCATTGCCCAGGGCCACACGGCGGTGCCCTGGCGCGCCATGTTGTTGACCTTTGCCGTGCTCAGTCTGCTCGGTGGCATTGCGGCGGGTTTGTCGTCTGGCTATCACGTGCTGGGCACCGATCGCACGGGTAATGACGTGTTGATCCAGGCGATCAAGAGCGTGCGCACCGCCATCGTGATCGGCAGCCTGACCACCATTGCAACCTTGCCGCTGGCCTTGTCGCTGGGGCTGATGGCGGGCTACTTCAAGGGTTGGGTAGATGATCTGATTCAGTACGTCTACACCACCCTGACCTCGATTCCCGGCGTGCTGCTGATTGCTGCCTGCGTGTTGATGGTGCAGGTGTTCATCGACACCAACCCGGACCTGTTCGCTACCGGTGCCGAACGTGCCGACCTGCGGTTGTTCCTGCTGTGCGCGATTCTGGGGGTGACCGGTTGGTCGGGCCTGTGCCGACTGCTGCGTGCCGAATCACTGAAGCTGCGTGAACTGGACTACGTGCAGGCCGCACGCGCATTCGGCGTGTCGCACACCCGAATCATGATCCGCCATCTGCTTCCCAACGTGATGCACATCGTGCTAATCACCGTGGTGCTGGAATTCTCGACCCTGGTGCTGTACGAAGCCGTGCTGTCCTACCTGGGCGTGGGGGTCGATCCCAGCATGAATTCCTTCGGGTCGATGATCAACCTGGCGCGACTGGAAATGTCCCGTGACCCAATGGTGTGGTGGAACATTCTGACTGCCTTCGTATTCATGCTGGCCTTGGTCCTGTCGGCCAATCTGTTTGCCGATGCCGTGCGAGATGCCTTCGACCCGCGCGCCCGTCGTTTCCGCCCGGCATGGCTGGGTGGCAAGGCGGCCAAGACACCGGTTGCCGCCAACGGGAGCGCCTCATGA
- a CDS encoding ABC transporter ATP-binding protein, with the protein MSTIDSRPGSAEPANDTLLAVSGLRVALDGEQGLVQAVRDLSLTIARGQTFALVGESGCGKTMTALSLLRLLPDAGRIVAGQLALDGTDLNHLSEQAMRGVRGGRIGIIFQEPSTSLNPVMRVGDQIIETIVSHTSLRGAAARAKAIEWLERVGIPEPSRRIDDYPFQMSGGQKQRVMIAIALAAEPALLIADEPTTALDVTIQAQVLDLLADLQRDLGMAMLLISHDLGVVARMAHHVALMYGGEIVESAPAERFFANPEHPYARHLFSVLPGTAKRGQRLGSGAWTPSVMMDATRPAVAANSAPGAQESVTAELPVEGLSPAVPSALGLSAHALSADRASADALQTQSSSEDAASDARSVSADGTAVTSVVQTVSTPLLTPRDTPAGPLLEVQDLRVHFPIRKGLLRRTVGWIKAIDGVSFSLAAGRTLALVGESGCGKTTTGKALLRLIDSSTRVTGQASLAGEDLLTASTSAMRRLRRDIQIIFQDPYASLNPRMRVGEVLDEGIASLHPELDPSARTQRIARLLDQVGLRSDAGSRYPHEFSGGQRQRIAIARALAVEPRLLVCDEPTSALDVSVQAQILNLLNDLQAEFGIAYLFITHNFGVVEYLAHDVAVMHGGKIVEAGTAEQVLGAPRHDYTRKLLAAVPRVDEPA; encoded by the coding sequence ATGAGCACCATCGATTCCCGCCCGGGTTCTGCTGAACCTGCCAACGACACCTTGCTGGCCGTCAGTGGCCTGCGTGTGGCGCTGGATGGCGAGCAAGGCCTGGTGCAGGCCGTGCGCGACTTGTCGCTGACCATCGCACGGGGCCAGACTTTCGCCCTGGTGGGGGAGTCCGGCTGCGGCAAGACCATGACGGCCTTGTCTCTGTTGCGACTGCTGCCCGACGCCGGGCGCATTGTTGCCGGCCAGCTTGCGCTGGACGGCACCGACCTGAATCACCTGTCCGAACAAGCCATGCGCGGTGTGCGTGGTGGTCGCATCGGCATCATCTTCCAGGAGCCATCCACCAGTCTGAACCCGGTGATGCGCGTTGGTGACCAGATCATCGAAACCATCGTGTCGCACACCAGCCTGCGCGGCGCGGCGGCTCGCGCCAAGGCCATCGAGTGGTTGGAACGCGTTGGTATTCCTGAACCTTCACGTCGTATTGACGACTACCCGTTCCAGATGTCGGGCGGGCAGAAGCAGCGGGTGATGATCGCCATTGCACTGGCCGCCGAGCCTGCGTTGTTGATCGCAGATGAACCCACCACGGCGCTGGATGTGACCATTCAGGCGCAGGTGCTGGACCTGCTTGCAGACCTGCAGCGAGATCTGGGTATGGCCATGCTGCTGATCTCGCATGACCTGGGCGTAGTCGCGCGCATGGCCCACCACGTGGCGCTGATGTATGGCGGTGAGATCGTGGAATCGGCCCCGGCCGAGCGCTTCTTTGCCAATCCTGAACACCCATACGCGCGGCATTTGTTCTCGGTGTTGCCGGGAACCGCCAAGCGCGGGCAACGTCTGGGCAGTGGTGCGTGGACACCGTCTGTGATGATGGACGCCACGCGGCCTGCGGTTGCTGCAAACAGTGCACCGGGCGCGCAGGAATCGGTGACTGCGGAGCTGCCGGTTGAAGGCTTGTCGCCTGCGGTGCCGTCGGCGCTGGGGTTGTCGGCACATGCGTTGTCGGCAGATAGGGCGTCGGCAGATGCATTGCAGACGCAATCATCGTCAGAAGATGCGGCATCGGACGCAAGGTCTGTTTCCGCTGACGGCACCGCCGTCACCTCCGTGGTGCAAACGGTTTCGACGCCACTGCTGACGCCGCGCGACACGCCTGCCGGCCCCTTGCTTGAAGTGCAAGACCTGCGCGTGCACTTCCCGATTCGCAAAGGCTTGCTGCGTCGTACCGTTGGCTGGATCAAGGCGATCGATGGCGTGAGTTTTTCACTGGCAGCTGGGCGCACCCTGGCACTGGTCGGTGAATCTGGCTGCGGCAAGACCACCACCGGCAAAGCCTTGCTGCGCCTGATCGACAGCAGCACCCGCGTCACCGGTCAGGCAAGCCTGGCGGGCGAAGACCTGCTGACGGCCAGCACCAGTGCCATGCGCCGACTGCGCCGTGATATCCAGATCATTTTCCAAGACCCCTATGCATCGCTGAACCCGCGCATGCGTGTGGGCGAAGTGCTGGATGAAGGCATCGCGTCCTTGCATCCTGAACTTGATCCATCCGCACGCACGCAGCGGATTGCCAGACTGTTGGATCAAGTGGGTTTACGCAGCGACGCTGGTTCACGTTATCCACATGAGTTTTCCGGTGGCCAGCGTCAACGCATTGCGATTGCGCGCGCACTGGCGGTGGAACCACGGCTGCTGGTGTGCGATGAGCCCACCTCTGCGCTGGATGTGTCGGTGCAGGCGCAGATTCTGAATTTGCTGAACGACCTGCAAGCCGAGTTCGGCATCGCCTACCTGTTCATCACGCACAACTTCGGTGTGGTCGAATACCTGGCGCACGATGTGGCGGTGATGCACGGCGGCAAGATCGTCGAGGCTGGCACCGCAGAACAAGTGCTGGGCGCACCGCGTCATGACTACACGCGCAAGTTGCTGGCAGCGGTGCCGCGCGTGGATGAGCCGGCGTGA